A genome region from Streptomyces antimycoticus includes the following:
- a CDS encoding PQQ-dependent sugar dehydrogenase produces MKSYRNTLVAAAATTALTAGLLLTQTGTGSAATSAADSAPSDIKTVSSGWSIPWGLSWLPDGSALITERDAFDVYKLTQSGTRTKVGTVPNVVTTGGEGGLLGIAVSPNWNSDHAVYLMHTASDGNRIARMTYDGSSLSGYKALVTGIKKNKYHNGGRLKFGPDGYLYATTGEAQTPELAQDKNSLNGKILRMTTDGKPAPGNPFGTLVYSYGHRNPQGITWDPQGRLWEAEFGNSKYDELNLIEPGKNYGWPTCEGNCSTSGMTNPKRQWPVGDASPSGVTYADGAMYMAALRGERLWRIPVDGTSAGTPKAYYTSSYGRLRTVETVPGKNTLWLSTTNADNNGGEPDGADKVFQVELK; encoded by the coding sequence ATGAAGAGCTATCGGAACACCCTGGTGGCCGCGGCCGCCACCACCGCACTCACCGCGGGGCTGCTGCTCACCCAGACCGGCACCGGCAGCGCCGCGACCTCGGCGGCCGACTCGGCCCCCTCGGACATCAAGACCGTCTCGTCCGGCTGGTCGATCCCCTGGGGGCTGAGCTGGCTGCCCGACGGCTCGGCCCTGATCACCGAGCGCGATGCGTTCGACGTCTACAAGCTCACCCAGTCGGGCACCAGGACCAAGGTGGGCACGGTGCCCAATGTGGTGACCACCGGCGGTGAGGGCGGGCTGCTGGGCATCGCGGTCTCCCCGAACTGGAACAGCGACCACGCCGTCTATCTGATGCACACCGCCTCCGACGGCAACCGCATCGCCCGGATGACCTACGACGGCTCCTCGCTCAGCGGCTACAAGGCGCTCGTCACCGGCATCAAGAAGAACAAGTACCACAACGGCGGACGCCTGAAGTTCGGCCCGGACGGCTATCTGTACGCCACCACCGGGGAGGCCCAGACCCCCGAACTCGCCCAGGACAAGAACTCCCTCAACGGCAAGATCCTCCGGATGACCACGGACGGCAAGCCCGCCCCGGGCAATCCGTTCGGCACGCTCGTCTACTCCTACGGCCACCGCAATCCGCAGGGCATCACCTGGGATCCGCAGGGGAGGCTGTGGGAGGCCGAGTTCGGCAACAGCAAGTACGACGAGCTCAACCTCATCGAACCGGGCAAGAACTACGGCTGGCCGACCTGTGAGGGCAACTGCTCCACCTCCGGGATGACCAACCCCAAGCGCCAGTGGCCGGTCGGCGACGCCTCGCCCAGCGGGGTCACCTACGCCGACGGCGCGATGTACATGGCGGCGCTGCGCGGTGAGCGGCTGTGGCGGATCCCGGTGGACGGGACGAGCGCGGGCACCCCGAAGGCGTACTACACCAGCTCCTACGGGCGGCTGCGCACCGTGGAGACCGTGCCGGGGAAGAACACGCTGTGGCTGTCCACGACCAACGCCGACAACAACGGCGGGGAGCCGGACGGCGCGGACAAGGTGTTCCAGGTCGAGTTGAAGTAG
- the pqqA gene encoding pyrroloquinoline quinone precursor peptide PqqA translates to MNDTTPHTAPEATDRTRTDAGETAWQTPDYVVVETALEVTAYSLNAR, encoded by the coding sequence ATGAACGACACCACACCGCACACGGCACCCGAGGCGACGGACCGGACCCGTACGGACGCCGGGGAAACCGCCTGGCAGACGCCCGACTACGTGGTCGTGGAGACCGCGCTGGAGGTCACCGCCTACTCGCTGAACGCCCGCTGA
- the pqqE gene encoding pyrroloquinoline quinone biosynthesis protein PqqE, which produces MTAAPRPWALLAELTHGCPLHCPYCSNPLELVRRSRELSTAEWTEVMRRAGEFGVVHTHLSGGEPLLRRDLAEIVTAAESAEIYTQLVTSGVGLDEARLADLIAAGLRSVQLSLQHADPAASDRIAGYRSFAAKERAAALVRKAGLPLGINVVLHRDNLDALDAIIQRGLDWGADRIELANTQFYGWALRNRDALLPSRDQLARARETVEHRRQRLDGTVDLVWVVPDYFDGVAKPCMGGWGAVSLTVAPDGTALPCPAAASLPDLAPPNVRDHTLEWIWDHSTAFNRYRGEEWMREPCRTCSRRAEDFGGCRCQAYALTGDAARTDPACALAPEHGVIRALTDTGQRAGARAPARTGGYVYRKPGGG; this is translated from the coding sequence ATGACCGCCGCGCCCCGCCCCTGGGCCCTGCTCGCCGAGCTCACCCACGGCTGCCCGCTGCACTGCCCCTACTGCTCCAACCCGCTGGAGCTGGTCCGCCGCTCGCGGGAGCTGTCCACCGCCGAGTGGACGGAGGTGATGCGCCGGGCCGGGGAGTTCGGCGTGGTGCACACCCATCTCTCCGGCGGGGAACCGCTGTTGCGCCGCGATCTGGCCGAGATCGTCACCGCCGCCGAGTCCGCCGAGATCTACACCCAGCTCGTCACCAGCGGGGTGGGACTGGACGAGGCCCGGCTGGCCGACCTGATCGCCGCCGGGCTGCGCAGCGTCCAGCTCTCCCTGCAGCACGCCGATCCGGCGGCCTCCGACCGGATCGCCGGGTACCGCTCCTTCGCCGCCAAGGAGCGGGCCGCGGCCCTGGTGCGCAAGGCCGGTCTGCCGCTCGGGATCAATGTCGTCCTGCACCGCGACAACCTCGACGCGCTCGACGCCATCATCCAGCGCGGCCTGGACTGGGGCGCCGACCGGATCGAGCTGGCCAACACCCAGTTCTACGGCTGGGCGCTGCGCAACCGCGACGCCCTGCTGCCCAGCCGCGATCAGCTCGCCCGGGCGCGGGAGACGGTCGAGCACCGGCGGCAGCGGCTGGACGGCACCGTCGACCTGGTGTGGGTCGTGCCCGACTACTTCGACGGTGTCGCCAAGCCCTGCATGGGCGGCTGGGGCGCGGTGTCGCTGACCGTCGCACCCGACGGCACCGCGCTGCCCTGCCCCGCCGCCGCGAGCCTGCCGGACCTGGCCCCGCCCAATGTGCGCGACCACACCCTGGAGTGGATCTGGGACCACTCCACCGCCTTCAACCGCTACCGGGGCGAGGAGTGGATGCGGGAGCCGTGCCGCACCTGCTCCCGCCGCGCGGAGGACTTCGGCGGCTGTCGCTGCCAGGCGTACGCCCTGACCGGCGACGCCGCCCGCACCGATCCGGCCTGTGCGCTCGCCCCGGAGCACGGCGTGATCCGCGCGCTGACGGACACCGGGCAGCGGGCCGGAGCGCGGGCCCCGGCGCGGACCGGCGGCTATGTGTACCGCAAGCCCGGAGGAGGGTGA
- a CDS encoding discoidin domain-containing protein → MGRRSRRRLGAWLAAVLSLVATLAVTGPAPARADVVNPRQQWLRDSQAGLFLHWGMRTSPGYTSCSAWEKAVTDGGWKADYWVAEAKKLHASYLVLASFHSRLGYARAWPSAVPGSCSTKRDFLGELIEAANAEGLKVMLYMTDDPQWHAEGGHEWLDSAAYSAYKGHDVDLTTRDGFGEYSYDNFVEVMRKYPKLSGFWIDNDNDYWIDHGLYEKIRADRPGWLLSNNNEDTPIMDTVSNEQKTGMTPAYDYPQAIWTPQPRLTEACFKLPSSGAWWYSGTDSAVDHGLTLGRLISNSGSSVKSLMAETAQVNGRFPSKQEAFNNYAKSYLDKIWGSLGGTEGGGYSYGGLRPGAWNDGAHGVTTVSKADPDRHFVHVLTRPSGSTLTVRDNGYKVTGVTDFRTGKKLNFRQSDGTITISGITGWDPYDTVLAVRTDGRQGVVPASSVTASASVSASGHPASSVLDGDPETYWDNATTLPASVTFDLRSAKSLRYLAVNQREWSVSYARSDTEQSARIRDYQVQVSGDGRDWGSPVAGGTLPSARGVAFIDIPATTKRYVRLTVNSTWAAATDTKHYRKLLLDEVRIGTAYPSSGS, encoded by the coding sequence ATGGGCCGCAGATCGCGCCGGCGCCTCGGCGCCTGGCTGGCAGCCGTGCTGTCTCTTGTCGCCACCCTCGCCGTGACCGGCCCCGCCCCGGCGCGGGCCGATGTGGTCAACCCCCGTCAGCAGTGGCTGCGCGACTCCCAGGCGGGCCTCTTCCTGCACTGGGGTATGCGCACCTCGCCCGGCTACACCAGTTGCTCCGCCTGGGAGAAGGCGGTCACCGACGGCGGCTGGAAGGCCGATTACTGGGTGGCCGAGGCCAAGAAGCTGCACGCCTCCTACCTGGTGCTGGCCTCCTTCCACAGCCGTCTGGGCTACGCGCGGGCCTGGCCGTCCGCCGTCCCCGGAAGCTGCTCCACGAAGCGGGACTTCCTCGGCGAGCTGATCGAGGCGGCGAACGCCGAGGGGCTGAAGGTCATGCTCTATATGACCGACGACCCGCAGTGGCATGCCGAGGGCGGCCATGAATGGCTCGACTCGGCGGCCTACTCGGCCTACAAGGGTCATGACGTCGACCTGACCACGCGCGACGGCTTCGGCGAGTACTCCTACGACAACTTCGTGGAAGTGATGCGGAAGTACCCGAAGCTGTCCGGGTTCTGGATCGACAACGACAACGACTACTGGATCGACCACGGGCTCTACGAGAAGATCCGTGCCGACCGTCCCGGCTGGCTGCTGAGCAACAACAACGAAGACACGCCGATCATGGACACGGTCAGCAATGAGCAGAAGACCGGGATGACCCCGGCCTACGACTATCCCCAGGCCATCTGGACCCCGCAGCCCCGGCTCACCGAAGCCTGCTTCAAGCTGCCCAGCAGCGGGGCCTGGTGGTACAGCGGCACCGACTCGGCGGTGGACCACGGACTCACCCTCGGACGGCTGATCAGCAACTCCGGATCTTCCGTCAAATCGCTCATGGCCGAAACCGCCCAGGTGAACGGGCGGTTCCCCAGCAAACAGGAAGCCTTCAACAACTACGCCAAGAGCTACCTCGACAAGATCTGGGGGTCGCTGGGCGGCACCGAGGGCGGTGGCTACTCCTACGGCGGACTGCGGCCCGGCGCCTGGAACGACGGCGCCCACGGGGTGACCACGGTGAGCAAGGCCGACCCCGACCGCCACTTCGTCCACGTCCTGACCAGGCCCTCGGGCTCCACGCTGACCGTGCGGGACAACGGCTACAAGGTGACCGGCGTCACCGACTTCCGCACCGGCAAGAAGCTGAACTTCCGCCAGAGCGACGGCACGATCACCATCTCCGGCATCACCGGCTGGGATCCGTACGACACCGTCCTCGCGGTCCGCACCGACGGCCGCCAGGGTGTCGTTCCGGCCAGTTCGGTCACCGCGAGCGCCAGTGTCTCCGCGAGCGGCCACCCCGCCTCCTCCGTGCTCGACGGCGATCCGGAGACCTACTGGGACAACGCCACCACCCTGCCCGCCTCGGTCACTTTCGATCTGCGGTCCGCCAAGAGCCTCCGCTATCTGGCGGTGAACCAGCGGGAGTGGTCGGTCTCCTACGCCCGCTCCGACACCGAGCAGTCCGCCCGCATCCGCGACTACCAGGTGCAGGTCTCCGGCGACGGCCGCGACTGGGGCAGCCCGGTGGCCGGCGGAACGCTGCCCAGCGCCCGCGGGGTGGCGTTCATCGACATCCCCGCCACCACCAAGCGCTATGTCCGGCTCACGGTGAACAGCACCTGGGCGGCGGCCACCGACACCAAGCACTACCGCAAGCTGCTGCTCGACGAAGTGCGCATCGGCACCGCCTACCCCAGCAGCGGCTCATGA
- the pqqB gene encoding pyrroloquinoline quinone biosynthesis protein PqqB — protein MRVRVLGTAAGGGVPQWNCACPGCSGARAHPGWRRRHASLAVQAAEGRWYLVNATPDLGEQVEDCPELHPGPEPRRTPLAGVILTDAELDHTLGIARLREADGIEIVATAPVRHALLTGLHLGEVLTPYARLDWRPLDPGDRPLAEDSPLAVGAVPVSAKRPRYAAGRGAPDDDAPDEDAWVVALRLTDRTSGRSLLYAPALAAWPDAFQRAAESADHVIVDGTFWSDDEPLTSGFGSRTATAMGHLPIDGPGGTARRLAALEARTLYTHLNNTNPLNDPAAPQHTVLRELGVEVAADGMVIDL, from the coding sequence ATGCGCGTGCGCGTGCTCGGCACCGCGGCGGGTGGCGGCGTACCCCAGTGGAACTGCGCGTGCCCCGGATGCTCCGGGGCACGCGCTCACCCGGGGTGGCGCCGCCGCCATGCCTCGCTCGCCGTCCAGGCCGCCGAAGGCCGCTGGTATCTGGTCAACGCCACCCCCGACCTCGGCGAACAGGTCGAGGACTGCCCCGAGCTGCACCCCGGGCCCGAACCGCGCCGGACCCCGCTGGCCGGGGTGATCCTCACCGACGCCGAACTCGACCACACCCTCGGCATCGCGCGGCTGCGCGAGGCGGACGGCATCGAGATCGTGGCCACCGCCCCGGTGCGGCACGCCCTGCTGACCGGGCTCCATCTGGGCGAGGTCCTCACTCCCTACGCCCGGCTGGACTGGCGCCCCCTCGACCCCGGGGACCGGCCGCTCGCCGAGGACTCGCCGCTGGCCGTCGGCGCCGTCCCCGTCTCCGCCAAACGCCCCCGCTACGCGGCCGGACGGGGCGCCCCGGACGACGACGCCCCGGACGAGGACGCCTGGGTGGTCGCCCTGCGGCTGACCGACCGCACCAGCGGCCGCTCCCTTCTCTACGCCCCCGCGCTCGCCGCCTGGCCCGATGCGTTCCAGCGCGCGGCCGAGAGCGCTGACCACGTCATCGTCGACGGCACGTTCTGGTCCGACGACGAGCCCCTCACCAGCGGCTTCGGCTCGCGCACCGCCACCGCCATGGGGCATCTGCCGATTGACGGACCCGGCGGCACGGCGCGGCGGCTCGCCGCACTCGAAGCGCGCACCCTGTACACCCACCTCAACAACACCAACCCCCTCAACGACCCGGCCGCGCCCCAGCACACGGTGCTGCGGGAGCTGGGCGTCGAGGTGGCCGCCGACGGGATGGTGATCGACCTGTGA
- a CDS encoding glycosyltransferase family 4 protein codes for MKIAFLLHNAYGIGGTIRTTMNLATALADRHEVEIVSMMRHRETPRFALDPRVRLVPLVDTRPESADAKDPLFFEASRDFPAAEKRHHQYNRLIDTRAAEYLRGCPADVIIGTRPGVNVYISRFAPRRALRIAQEHLRYEAHSKKLRRELTPHYRLLDAIVTTTEADAAIYRKKMPLPGVRTLAIPNSVPEPAVAPSEGTTPVIAAAGRLVRGKRFDLLIDAFAEVTAKFPAWRLRIYGGGAEKERLAERIERLGLSGSAELMGSYSPIEEEFAKASLVAVASDAESFGMTIVEAMRCGVPVVSTDCPLGPAEIIEDGVTGRLVPTGDKEALASALMELMADAPARQAMAEAALESSRAYDPAPLAHRYDELFEELRASRFARFWERGRASARARLRRLARRFGISPVRRTSAADGKANA; via the coding sequence ATGAAGATCGCATTCCTGCTGCACAACGCCTACGGGATCGGCGGAACGATCCGGACGACGATGAATCTCGCGACGGCGCTCGCCGACCGCCACGAGGTGGAGATCGTCTCGATGATGCGGCATCGCGAGACGCCGCGTTTCGCCCTCGACCCCCGGGTGCGGCTGGTCCCCCTGGTGGACACGCGTCCGGAGAGCGCGGACGCGAAGGACCCGCTGTTCTTCGAGGCCAGCCGGGACTTCCCGGCCGCCGAGAAGCGGCACCACCAGTACAACCGCCTGATCGACACACGGGCCGCGGAGTATCTGCGCGGCTGCCCCGCCGATGTGATCATCGGCACTCGGCCGGGCGTGAACGTCTACATATCCCGCTTCGCCCCCCGCCGGGCGCTGCGCATCGCCCAGGAGCATCTGCGGTACGAGGCGCACAGCAAGAAGCTGCGGCGGGAGCTGACCCCGCACTACCGGCTGCTGGACGCCATCGTCACCACGACCGAGGCGGACGCCGCGATCTACCGCAAGAAGATGCCGTTGCCGGGAGTGCGGACCCTGGCGATACCCAACAGCGTCCCCGAACCGGCCGTCGCCCCCTCCGAGGGCACCACGCCGGTGATCGCGGCGGCCGGGCGGCTGGTCCGCGGCAAGCGCTTCGACCTGCTCATCGACGCCTTCGCGGAGGTCACGGCCAAGTTCCCGGCCTGGCGGCTGCGGATCTACGGCGGGGGCGCGGAGAAGGAGCGGCTCGCGGAGCGCATCGAGCGGCTGGGCCTGTCCGGGAGCGCGGAGCTGATGGGGTCCTACTCCCCCATCGAGGAGGAGTTCGCGAAGGCGTCGCTGGTCGCGGTCGCCTCGGACGCCGAGTCGTTCGGGATGACGATCGTGGAGGCCATGCGCTGCGGGGTGCCGGTGGTGAGCACCGACTGCCCGCTCGGCCCCGCCGAGATCATTGAGGACGGGGTCACCGGGCGGCTCGTCCCCACCGGGGACAAGGAGGCGCTGGCGAGCGCCCTGATGGAGCTGATGGCCGACGCCCCGGCCCGGCAGGCGATGGCGGAGGCCGCCCTGGAGAGCTCCCGCGCCTACGACCCCGCGCCGCTCGCGCACCGCTACGACGAGCTCTTCGAGGAGCTGCGCGCGAGCCGGTTCGCCCGCTTCTGGGAGCGCGGCCGGGCCTCCGCCCGCGCCCGCCTGCGGCGCCTGGCCCGCCGCTTCGGCATCTCTCCCGTCCGCCGCACCTCGGCGGCGGACGGAAAGGCGAACGCCTGA
- the pqqD gene encoding pyrroloquinoline quinone biosynthesis peptide chaperone PqqD: MTAADTPPALDTSAPDTPPAPDTPPAPDTPVAPDTFSAAPAGWRPALAPAVSLRHDRVRDADLLVLPERVVVLQGSAARILRLCDGDRDLDAIVAELMSRFPGAPVAEDVPAFLGRMRTEGWVR; the protein is encoded by the coding sequence ATGACCGCTGCCGACACCCCGCCCGCCCTGGACACCTCAGCCCCGGACACCCCGCCCGCCCCGGACACCCCGCCCGCTCCGGACACCCCGGTCGCCCCGGACACCTTCTCAGCCGCCCCGGCCGGATGGCGGCCCGCGCTGGCGCCCGCCGTGAGCCTGCGCCACGACCGGGTGCGTGACGCCGATCTGCTGGTGCTGCCCGAGCGGGTGGTGGTGCTGCAGGGCAGCGCCGCACGCATCCTGCGGCTGTGCGACGGCGACCGCGACCTCGACGCCATCGTGGCGGAGCTCATGAGCCGCTTCCCCGGCGCGCCCGTGGCCGAGGACGTGCCCGCCTTCCTCGGCCGGATGCGTACGGAGGGCTGGGTCCGATGA
- a CDS encoding glycoside hydrolase family 88/105 protein, whose protein sequence is MISRRTLFASTLGITGGLLLPTAGAGAAPADWSRAVVDSTIARYPDPASLGGWGYTRGLFLLGAHRVYQRVKEPSYLAYIKRWVDNFVDADGHMSRTFDNLDAMQSGNLLLVLHQETGDPRYRTAADQIRNRITSYPRTADGGMWHATGKTNELWGDGVFMAQPFLLRYGIAYGDQAYAYEEVTRNLSVYFRHLKASNGLLYHAFDADGDAPWKPDPTTGTSGYFWARAIGWTAMTHVEVLEMLPANHPRRAELIGNVRHLAKGFVRYQDPATGRWFQVVDKASDPGNWTETSASSMYTLMLHAALKHGWISGGAYASAARRGYQGVLRKVSVGSDGLTNISDISEGTNVGDLAYYLNRPRNTNDLHGLGAFLLMNERLAH, encoded by the coding sequence GTGATCAGTCGCAGAACGCTGTTCGCGAGCACACTGGGCATCACCGGCGGCCTTCTCCTCCCGACGGCGGGCGCCGGCGCGGCGCCCGCCGACTGGTCCCGGGCGGTGGTGGACTCCACCATCGCCCGCTACCCCGACCCCGCCTCGCTCGGCGGCTGGGGCTACACCCGGGGGCTGTTCCTGCTCGGCGCCCACCGCGTCTACCAGCGGGTCAAGGAGCCCTCGTACCTGGCGTACATCAAGCGCTGGGTGGACAACTTCGTCGACGCCGACGGCCATATGAGCCGGACCTTCGACAACCTCGACGCGATGCAGTCGGGCAATCTGCTGCTGGTCCTCCACCAGGAGACCGGCGACCCCCGCTACCGGACCGCCGCCGACCAGATCCGGAACCGGATCACCAGCTATCCGCGCACCGCCGACGGCGGGATGTGGCACGCCACCGGCAAGACCAACGAACTGTGGGGCGACGGCGTCTTCATGGCCCAGCCCTTCCTGCTGCGCTACGGCATCGCCTACGGCGACCAGGCGTACGCGTACGAGGAGGTCACCAGGAACCTGTCGGTGTACTTCCGCCACCTCAAGGCGTCCAACGGGCTGCTGTACCACGCCTTCGACGCCGACGGCGACGCCCCGTGGAAGCCCGATCCCACCACCGGCACCTCCGGCTACTTCTGGGCGCGGGCCATCGGCTGGACCGCGATGACCCATGTGGAGGTGCTGGAAATGCTCCCCGCCAACCATCCGCGCCGCGCCGAACTCATCGGCAACGTACGGCACTTGGCGAAGGGCTTCGTGCGCTACCAGGACCCGGCCACCGGCCGCTGGTTCCAGGTCGTCGACAAGGCGAGCGACCCCGGCAACTGGACCGAGACCTCCGCCTCCAGCATGTACACCCTGATGCTGCACGCGGCCCTGAAGCACGGCTGGATCAGCGGCGGCGCTTATGCCTCGGCGGCGCGCAGGGGCTATCAGGGCGTGCTGCGGAAGGTGTCGGTCGGCTCCGACGGGCTGACGAACATCTCCGACATCAGCGAGGGCACCAACGTCGGAGACCTGGCCTACTACCTCAACCGGCCGCGCAATACGAACGACCTCCACGGTCTGGGCGCCTTCCTGCTCATGAACGAGCGGCTCGCACACTGA
- the pqqC gene encoding pyrroloquinoline-quinone synthase PqqC has product MSTPRTRLEERLRAVAQERYHDRHPFNVRMHAGELTPAELRRWILNRFHYQRHIPIKDALITAKLDTARLRRMWLRRIQDHDGAADGEGGIERWLRLGEAAGLDRERLLSGAEVVPAVRLAVDGYVNFCRLRGPLEAVAASLTELSAPGIMLTRIDAFERYYPWIEREGLAYFRNRVDQGRRDSTEALDLVLTWARTPEDEDRAVAALTFKCDVLWSLLDAVEHADTKDGPGEGA; this is encoded by the coding sequence GTGAGCACCCCACGGACACGTCTTGAGGAGCGGCTGCGCGCGGTCGCGCAGGAGCGCTACCACGACCGCCACCCCTTCAACGTACGGATGCACGCGGGCGAGCTCACTCCTGCCGAACTGCGCCGCTGGATCCTCAACCGCTTCCACTACCAGCGCCATATCCCCATCAAGGACGCGCTGATCACCGCCAAACTCGACACCGCGCGGCTGCGCCGGATGTGGCTGCGGCGCATCCAGGACCACGACGGCGCCGCCGACGGCGAGGGCGGCATCGAGCGATGGCTGCGGCTCGGCGAGGCCGCCGGCCTGGACCGGGAGCGGCTGCTGTCCGGTGCCGAGGTGGTGCCCGCGGTGCGGCTGGCGGTCGACGGCTACGTCAACTTCTGCCGGTTGCGCGGCCCGCTGGAAGCCGTCGCCGCCTCGCTCACCGAGCTGTCCGCGCCCGGCATCATGCTCACCCGTATCGACGCCTTCGAGCGGTACTACCCCTGGATCGAGCGCGAGGGCCTGGCCTACTTCCGCAACCGGGTCGACCAGGGGCGCCGGGACAGCACCGAGGCGCTCGACCTGGTCCTGACCTGGGCGCGGACCCCCGAGGACGAGGACCGCGCGGTGGCGGCGCTCACCTTCAAATGCGATGTGCTGTGGTCGCTGCTGGACGCGGTCGAGCACGCCGACACCAAGGACGGCCCAGGGGAGGGGGCATGA
- a CDS encoding SDR family NAD(P)-dependent oxidoreductase, which translates to MTVIDEGRAERAAAEELGIDPERLATCLSVLAELDRLPVDHPDAIMVRRATSGIYRSVKQRRRQERRAAKTAHDKAVTEATATGAADRIDDETLGRALSSSVSTEIAGILARPRSCYVCKTRFVEVDAFYHQLCRDCAAENRARRDARTDLTGRRALLTGGRAKIGMYIALRLLRDGAHTTVTTRFPGDAIRRFKAMPDSGEWLHRLKVVGIDLRDPAQVIALADEVGAAGPLDILINNAAQTVRRTPQAYAELIAGESAPLPAGELPESLVLGAFGSGAQAALPAPRTPQDGALTPQDLTALALTSGSASPARIEAGTAIDAGGLVPDLDPTNTWVQRVNEVDPVEMLEVQLCNETAPFILVSRLRPAMAASPARRKYVVNVSAMEGKFGRGYKGAGHPHTNMAKAALNMLTRTSAREMFEADAILMTSVDTGWITDERPHPEKMRLAAEGFHAPLDLVDGAARVYDPIVRGEAGEDLFGCFLKDYAPTSW; encoded by the coding sequence ATGACGGTGATAGACGAAGGCCGGGCCGAACGGGCGGCGGCCGAGGAGCTGGGCATCGACCCGGAGCGGCTGGCGACCTGTCTGAGCGTCCTCGCGGAACTCGACCGGCTACCGGTCGACCACCCTGACGCGATCATGGTCCGCCGGGCCACCTCCGGCATCTACCGCAGTGTGAAGCAGCGCAGGCGCCAGGAGCGGCGAGCGGCGAAGACCGCCCATGACAAGGCCGTGACCGAGGCCACCGCCACCGGCGCCGCCGACCGGATCGACGACGAGACACTGGGCCGCGCGCTCAGCAGCTCCGTCTCCACCGAGATCGCGGGCATCCTGGCGCGCCCCCGCTCCTGCTATGTCTGCAAGACCCGGTTCGTCGAGGTCGACGCCTTCTACCACCAGCTGTGCCGCGACTGCGCCGCCGAGAACCGGGCCCGCCGCGACGCCCGCACCGACCTCACCGGTCGCCGCGCCCTGCTCACCGGCGGCCGGGCGAAGATCGGCATGTATATCGCGCTGCGGCTGCTGCGCGACGGCGCGCACACCACCGTCACCACCCGCTTCCCGGGCGACGCCATCCGCCGCTTCAAGGCCATGCCGGACAGCGGGGAGTGGCTGCACCGGCTCAAGGTCGTCGGCATCGATCTGCGCGACCCCGCCCAGGTCATCGCGCTGGCCGACGAGGTCGGCGCCGCGGGCCCGCTGGACATACTGATCAACAACGCCGCCCAGACCGTCCGCCGCACACCCCAGGCGTACGCGGAGCTGATAGCGGGCGAGTCGGCGCCGCTCCCGGCCGGGGAGCTCCCCGAGTCCCTGGTCCTCGGCGCCTTCGGCAGCGGCGCCCAGGCGGCGTTGCCTGCGCCCCGCACGCCTCAGGACGGCGCTCTCACTCCGCAGGACCTCACCGCCCTCGCCCTCACCAGCGGCTCCGCCTCTCCGGCCCGGATCGAGGCCGGGACCGCGATCGACGCGGGCGGGCTGGTGCCGGACCTGGACCCGACCAACACCTGGGTGCAGCGGGTCAACGAGGTGGACCCGGTCGAGATGCTCGAGGTCCAGCTCTGCAATGAGACGGCGCCGTTCATCCTGGTGAGCCGGCTGCGCCCGGCGATGGCCGCCTCGCCCGCCCGGCGCAAGTACGTGGTCAACGTCTCCGCGATGGAGGGCAAGTTCGGCCGGGGCTACAAGGGCGCGGGCCATCCGCACACCAACATGGCCAAGGCCGCGCTGAACATGCTGACCCGCACCAGCGCACGCGAGATGTTCGAGGCCGACGCCATCCTGATGACGAGCGTCGACACCGGATGGATCACCGACGAGCGCCCGCACCCGGAGAAGATGCGGCTGGCGGCCGAGGGCTTTCACGCCCCCCTCGACCTGGTGGACGGCGCGGCGCGGGTCTACGACCCGATCGTCCGGGGCGAGGCGGGCGAGGACCTCTTCGGCTGCTTCCTGAAGGACTACGCCCCGACGTCCTGGTAG